A stretch of the Myxococcales bacterium genome encodes the following:
- a CDS encoding SUMF1/EgtB/PvdO family nonheme iron enzyme, with the protein MRFSGPPGPAVHHPVRRAAFTALGVLGFALPLLAPACSEEPPKVGGLMLVVREDAPLGLDRLVIEVSARGTLLRRSDLRVPEDSGLPTTLAIASNGERATAVSLSVSAYKGGAPVDRRDHLVEQVPTDRVGTVDVVLSSRCASRVTLVGSEARSTCGPGETCNPASGACASATLNGAALPTFEAGDEDRPPKVEGGAVSSDASVPSDAGDTDGGATDGAPSADASKGGLVVCAGATEKRCANTCVSTLDPDYGCAASACQRCDIDGSTVYSCVAGKCNIAACRPGYKFCGDRCVSVDDPAYGCGPTACNATACPSVPAGQTRTCEGGVCKLGTCSPTTKKCGNSCVPFLRRYGCASTSLCADCPVDESCQGTPSACGCTPDPVTACKDQECGPTVDNCGNPITCPDTCGPLAPCGGTKCGCVPDPPAVTCAGKDCGTTVGNCNQIVTCTNKACTEGLEACGAVTPNQCDLPPSCAGGGAGRTDCRGESCCLSILVPGGAFNRANSAGTPATISAVRVDKYKVTVARFRQFVTAVVAGWRPAQGAGKHTHLNGGRGLVLPAGAAPPHESGWSAPWSSLLAASASSWTTNLAGTFATYTPTPGASEARPVSNVTWPEAFAFCIWDGGFLPSFAELSFAWTHGEEQRDHPWAGSNLTTTEVDFCPSSLPDGGPGPACTAALPVGSKPAGDGFYGHADLAGGAYEWTADGYVGGTPDLPTPCVDCAGTIYTTAAITSQRAVFLGASSYTSSTDKTRASGYGIEFLTNRTVASFGHPYAGPLGLRCARRP; encoded by the coding sequence GTGAGGTTTTCTGGCCCGCCTGGACCGGCCGTTCATCACCCCGTGCGGCGCGCCGCGTTCACCGCGCTGGGCGTGCTCGGCTTCGCCCTCCCGCTGCTTGCGCCGGCGTGCTCTGAGGAGCCACCCAAGGTCGGCGGGCTCATGCTCGTCGTTCGCGAGGACGCCCCCCTCGGCCTCGATCGGCTCGTCATCGAGGTAAGTGCGCGCGGAACACTCCTTCGCCGCAGCGACCTTCGCGTCCCCGAAGATAGTGGCCTGCCGACGACGCTGGCCATCGCCTCGAACGGCGAGCGAGCAACGGCCGTGAGTCTCTCGGTCAGCGCCTACAAGGGCGGCGCCCCCGTCGATCGCCGGGACCACCTCGTCGAGCAGGTGCCAACCGATCGGGTCGGGACGGTCGACGTCGTGCTGAGTTCCCGCTGCGCGAGTCGGGTGACCTTGGTCGGCTCGGAGGCACGCTCGACGTGCGGCCCCGGCGAGACCTGCAACCCAGCGAGCGGCGCATGCGCGTCGGCCACGCTGAACGGAGCCGCACTGCCCACCTTCGAAGCGGGGGACGAGGATCGGCCACCGAAGGTCGAGGGCGGCGCCGTGTCGAGCGACGCGTCGGTCCCAAGCGACGCGGGCGACACCGACGGCGGCGCGACGGACGGCGCCCCTTCCGCCGATGCGAGCAAGGGTGGCCTCGTCGTGTGCGCCGGCGCAACGGAGAAGCGCTGCGCGAACACGTGTGTCAGTACGCTCGATCCCGACTACGGCTGCGCCGCATCGGCATGCCAACGCTGCGATATCGACGGCTCGACGGTCTACTCGTGCGTCGCCGGCAAGTGCAACATCGCGGCCTGCAGGCCCGGGTACAAGTTCTGCGGCGATCGCTGCGTTTCCGTCGACGACCCGGCCTACGGTTGCGGCCCCACGGCGTGCAATGCGACCGCCTGCCCTAGCGTCCCGGCGGGCCAAACGAGGACCTGCGAGGGCGGAGTCTGCAAACTTGGCACCTGTTCGCCGACCACGAAGAAGTGCGGAAACAGCTGCGTCCCCTTCTTGCGCCGCTACGGCTGCGCCAGCACGTCGCTATGCGCCGATTGCCCCGTGGACGAGTCTTGCCAAGGAACTCCCTCTGCATGCGGCTGCACGCCCGACCCGGTCACAGCGTGCAAGGACCAAGAGTGCGGGCCCACGGTGGACAACTGCGGCAATCCCATCACCTGCCCGGACACGTGCGGACCGCTTGCCCCGTGCGGCGGCACGAAGTGCGGCTGCGTCCCCGACCCGCCGGCCGTAACTTGCGCCGGAAAGGATTGCGGCACGACAGTTGGAAACTGCAACCAAATCGTGACGTGCACCAACAAGGCATGCACGGAGGGCCTGGAGGCCTGCGGCGCGGTCACGCCAAACCAATGCGACCTTCCCCCCTCGTGCGCCGGCGGCGGCGCCGGACGCACCGATTGCCGCGGGGAGAGCTGCTGCTTGTCGATCCTCGTTCCCGGCGGGGCCTTCAACCGCGCGAACAGTGCAGGCACCCCTGCCACCATCAGCGCCGTCCGCGTGGACAAGTACAAGGTCACGGTTGCGCGGTTCCGCCAGTTCGTGACGGCCGTCGTCGCCGGTTGGCGACCGGCACAAGGCGCCGGCAAGCACACGCACCTGAACGGTGGACGCGGGCTTGTCCTACCGGCGGGCGCGGCGCCCCCCCATGAGAGCGGCTGGAGCGCGCCGTGGAGCAGCTTGCTCGCAGCTTCGGCAAGCTCGTGGACCACCAACCTGGCGGGCACATTCGCGACGTACACGCCGACGCCGGGTGCGTCGGAGGCCCGGCCCGTCTCGAACGTAACCTGGCCCGAAGCGTTCGCATTCTGCATTTGGGACGGCGGGTTCCTCCCGAGCTTCGCCGAGCTCAGCTTCGCGTGGACCCACGGCGAGGAACAACGCGACCACCCTTGGGCCGGCAGCAATCTGACGACGACCGAGGTCGACTTCTGTCCCAGCTCCCTGCCCGATGGCGGCCCGGGGCCCGCATGCACCGCCGCTCTTCCCGTCGGCTCGAAGCCGGCGGGAGACGGGTTCTACGGTCATGCGGACCTCGCGGGCGGCGCGTACGAATGGACCGCAGACGGCTATGTCGGTGGTACGCCGGACCTGCCGACCCCCTGCGTCGATTGCGCCGGCACCATCTATACAACGGCGGCCATCACCTCGCAGCGCGCTGTGTTCCTCGGCGCGTCGTCCTACACGAGCTCAACGGACAAGACACGAGCGTCGGGGTACGGCATCGAATTCCTGACGAACCGTACCGTCGCGTCGTTTGGGCACCCCTACGCCGGCCCGCTGGGGCTCCGCTGCGCACGCCGCCCGTGA